In a genomic window of Deinococcus proteolyticus MRP:
- a CDS encoding IS4 family transposase, translating to MNSTKAALTNVDTFVVYLKERLPHHRMDRLRCVAEVLFGILQAESTLHRKIALHIGRAATTPSITRMVARVLHGAGLTQQDIQDVLLPLLPEEKLTLIMDRTNWKHGQSHLNLLVIGVVLGNVTLPLAWKELKHGGNSESRARMMLVGQLLKRLPARRWKVLIADREFLGQEWFTFLRRSGIKRCIRIRANTVVDGEYARDCFASLEPGQTRALFEKVWVQGDWMRVVATLSPEGERVIVASDLSVWDTLNVYRQRWAIETTFSAMKSRGLNLEQTHMINPERVGNLFGLLTLALTWMLRAGEWRTEQQPIRVKTHGRPAVSRARYGYEELSRTLRCGGEKFRLFLDLLKTPFPAPGGDARQPVRY from the coding sequence GTGAACTCAACCAAAGCCGCCCTGACGAATGTTGACACATTCGTGGTCTACCTGAAAGAGCGTCTCCCACACCACCGCATGGATCGTCTGCGCTGCGTTGCAGAAGTCCTGTTCGGCATTTTGCAGGCGGAATCCACCCTCCACCGCAAAATCGCGCTCCATATTGGCCGTGCTGCGACGACACCGTCCATCACGCGTATGGTGGCTCGTGTGCTACATGGTGCAGGCCTGACCCAGCAGGACATCCAAGATGTCCTGCTTCCACTGCTTCCTGAGGAAAAACTGACCCTGATCATGGACCGCACCAACTGGAAGCACGGTCAGTCTCATCTCAACCTGCTGGTCATCGGCGTGGTGCTGGGCAACGTTACTCTTCCACTCGCCTGGAAAGAACTGAAGCACGGCGGGAACAGTGAATCCAGGGCACGCATGATGCTGGTGGGTCAACTGCTGAAACGCCTACCCGCACGCAGGTGGAAGGTCCTGATCGCGGATAGGGAGTTTCTCGGTCAGGAGTGGTTCACGTTTTTGCGGCGCAGCGGGATCAAAAGATGTATTCGTATTCGGGCCAATACCGTGGTAGACGGTGAATATGCTCGTGACTGTTTCGCGTCACTGGAGCCGGGTCAAACACGAGCCCTGTTTGAAAAGGTCTGGGTTCAGGGCGACTGGATGCGAGTGGTCGCTACGCTCTCCCCAGAGGGAGAGCGGGTCATTGTCGCTTCAGATTTATCCGTCTGGGACACGCTCAACGTCTATAGGCAGCGCTGGGCCATCGAAACCACCTTCTCTGCCATGAAATCCAGAGGGTTGAATCTGGAGCAAACCCACATGATCAACCCGGAGCGGGTGGGGAACTTGTTTGGGCTGCTCACCCTAGCTCTGACCTGGATGCTGCGTGCGGGGGAATGGCGGACTGAACAGCAACCCATACGTGTCAAAACACATGGTCGCCCTGCGGTCAGCAGGGCGAGGTACGGGTATGAGGAGCTGAGCCGTACTCTTCGGTGTGGCGGAGAGAAATTCAGGCTCTTTCTGGACCTCTTGAAGACTCCATTTCCCGCGCCAGGAGGGGATGCAAGGCAACCTGTCAGGTACTGA
- a CDS encoding toll/interleukin-1 receptor domain-containing protein encodes MQGNLSGTEAWNDDQDGGEHKARVRRLADELIAEYGIEVLLDQYVLQPGVDADAYMEGIANSNRIDKVIAICEPNYVTKANERKGGVGKEGVIMSPQLYEQLQGGLSVEQRFVAVMFSGDQKPTMFGNSIHINMRDEQEWTDNIETLVRFIYNKPLAVPPPRGSRPAFLDEDPELAVSSGTAAMRGLRHAATAGRTVRPALRDLHSQALTLIRETDALEQYSASAVLTALDTLTPMQITLVEAFKLLSIHETLQIGDWLNLLDGLSQAIEEKSHYSGVYDHVRLFQHELLLHVVAAAIELEQLDFLTALFKHPFMSRRSGQVHLVTFTNMRFNPETFDPAYARESGSRWLSSTAHVLLQRGEQRNVSRALLVEAEVLLILAALLANMQRQGSSAPRIMNWYPTVTIHAEGAGDLPLFQRWISSASIERWGSIYGLGNDYDLAAPVLKSVFQEQLLSFYDRDSSLAYYSQVDRWGSQP; translated from the coding sequence ATGCAAGGCAACCTGTCAGGTACTGAGGCCTGGAACGATGACCAGGACGGCGGAGAGCACAAGGCACGCGTAAGGCGTCTAGCCGACGAACTTATTGCCGAATATGGAATTGAAGTTCTTCTAGATCAGTATGTGCTGCAACCGGGTGTTGATGCCGATGCCTATATGGAAGGGATCGCCAACTCAAACCGTATAGACAAAGTGATTGCCATTTGCGAGCCCAACTATGTGACTAAAGCCAACGAGCGTAAAGGTGGCGTAGGCAAGGAAGGGGTCATCATGAGCCCCCAGCTTTATGAGCAGTTACAAGGCGGGCTGTCTGTAGAACAGCGCTTTGTGGCTGTCATGTTTTCTGGAGACCAGAAGCCCACGATGTTCGGGAACTCCATTCACATCAACATGCGAGACGAGCAGGAGTGGACTGACAACATTGAGACGCTTGTGCGCTTCATTTATAACAAGCCGCTCGCAGTTCCACCACCTCGAGGCTCGCGCCCCGCTTTCCTAGACGAGGACCCTGAGCTTGCAGTGTCTTCGGGAACTGCTGCAATGCGCGGGCTTCGTCATGCAGCAACTGCGGGGCGAACAGTGAGACCAGCACTTCGAGACCTTCACTCGCAAGCGCTCACCCTGATAAGGGAAACAGATGCCCTAGAGCAATATTCCGCATCAGCTGTCTTAACTGCACTCGACACTCTCACGCCTATGCAAATTACTCTTGTCGAAGCTTTCAAGCTGCTTTCGATCCATGAGACCTTACAAATCGGAGACTGGCTGAATCTTTTAGATGGGCTCAGTCAGGCGATAGAGGAGAAGTCACACTACTCAGGAGTCTATGATCACGTTCGCCTGTTCCAACATGAGCTGCTACTACATGTAGTGGCGGCAGCCATCGAGCTTGAACAGCTCGACTTTTTGACCGCACTCTTCAAACACCCATTCATGTCAAGGCGTTCGGGACAGGTGCATCTAGTGACCTTCACCAATATGCGGTTCAATCCTGAAACCTTCGATCCTGCATACGCCAGAGAGAGTGGCAGTCGGTGGCTCAGCTCTACCGCGCACGTCTTATTACAGCGTGGAGAACAGCGAAATGTCAGCCGTGCGCTTTTGGTAGAAGCAGAGGTGCTACTGATATTGGCGGCACTGCTGGCAAATATGCAGCGTCAAGGCTCATCAGCGCCAAGGATAATGAACTGGTATCCCACTGTTACCATTCATGCTGAGGGGGCGGGTGATTTGCCACTTTTTCAACGCTGGATCAGTAGTGCAAGCATTGAGCGGTGGGGGAGTATTTATGGCCTTGGCAATGACTACGATTTGGCAGCGCCCGTTCTGAAAAGTGTTTTTCAAGAGCAGCTGCTTAGTTTTTACGATAGAGACTCTTCTCTGGCTTACTACAGCCAGGTGGATCGATGGGGGAGTCAGCCCTAA
- a CDS encoding DUF4160 domain-containing protein, protein MPELTRFFGIRITMYFSDHNPPHFHAEYGDDEAVFGIQELAVLEGQLSKRATRLVLEWAAMHQAELMEAWNAASNNEAPGKISPLE, encoded by the coding sequence GTGCCAGAGCTGACCCGCTTCTTCGGAATCCGAATCACTATGTACTTCAGCGATCACAATCCTCCGCACTTTCATGCGGAATATGGGGATGACGAAGCGGTATTCGGCATTCAGGAACTGGCCGTGTTAGAGGGCCAGTTATCGAAGCGGGCCACCCGTCTGGTACTGGAATGGGCCGCCATGCACCAAGCAGAACTTATGGAGGCCTGGAACGCGGCCAGCAACAATGAAGCCCCTGGCAAAATCAGCCCCCTGGAATGA
- a CDS encoding DUF2442 domain-containing protein — translation MKKITAVSAGEGYTLHLTFEDGVRVHADISRLMERPGVFAPLQDRAYFEGVRCGPRGRSVTWEDGQDLDPDVFYMEDTDPRKPTNIRTLSRTAPRANPLSEQLRELVAASGESQAEIARRAGMPQQSLSRLLDPDYTGHSWSSVERVAQALGREIKVEFQPLKTGTHS, via the coding sequence ATGAAGAAAATCACTGCTGTATCCGCCGGTGAGGGCTACACGCTGCACCTGACATTTGAAGACGGCGTGCGGGTACATGCCGACATCAGCCGCCTTATGGAGCGACCTGGCGTATTTGCCCCACTGCAGGACCGGGCCTACTTTGAGGGCGTCCGCTGTGGCCCGCGCGGACGTTCGGTCACCTGGGAGGACGGCCAGGACCTGGACCCGGATGTCTTTTATATGGAGGACACTGACCCCCGCAAGCCCACGAACATCCGGACCCTTTCCCGTACAGCGCCGCGTGCGAATCCGCTTAGTGAGCAACTGCGCGAATTGGTGGCCGCCAGTGGGGAATCTCAAGCAGAGATTGCTCGCCGCGCCGGGATGCCCCAGCAGTCACTCAGCCGTCTGCTAGACCCTGATTACACGGGCCACAGCTGGAGCAGTGTGGAGCGGGTGGCTCAGGCCCTGGGACGGGAAATCAAGGTGGAGTTCCAGCCCCTCAAGACTGGGACCCACAGCTGA